A part of Trueperaceae bacterium genomic DNA contains:
- the gltX gene encoding glutamate--tRNA ligase, producing MEVVTRIAPSPTGDPHVGTAYIGLFNYVFARRHGGRFIFRLEDTDRQRYQAGAEARILEMFAWLGLQPDESPEVGGPNGPYRQSERLAVYHAHVEELLAAGRAYRAFETAEEIEAMRLEQKRLGKPIGYDGRGRDLPPAEQARRHAAGEPNVVRLMTADEGATTFRDRLRGDVTIPNSEIRDPVLMKSDGYPTYHLANVVDDHLMGVTHVIRAEEWVTSTPIHVLLYRAFGWDLPEFIHMPLLRNPDRSKVSKRKLDTSVDSYRQQGFLPEALLNFLANMGWSMPDGREYFGVKDMTAEFDIDRVSLGGPVFDLKKLRSFNAKYLRDILPLEEVAERAKPLLEDEGYDCSDEDYLLDVIDVLRPRAETLVELVDQAGYFFRETLRYDESARKQLASGQTFLQDIERELSILEFFDYDGVDDMLRDYVQEQAVPMGKVLMPLRAALTGTTNAPGVTDLIVILGKRESLKRIGQALTFIDAGLPDDDPQRLLEEEKARKAAAEEARKSRVKSVGAPPEAAAAGGKGSR from the coding sequence ATGGAAGTCGTCACCAGGATCGCACCGTCGCCGACAGGAGACCCTCACGTCGGCACTGCCTATATAGGACTGTTCAACTACGTGTTCGCGCGGCGGCACGGTGGGCGCTTCATCTTCCGGCTCGAGGACACCGACCGCCAGCGTTACCAGGCCGGCGCCGAGGCCCGCATCCTCGAGATGTTCGCCTGGCTCGGGCTCCAGCCGGACGAGAGCCCCGAGGTCGGTGGCCCCAACGGCCCGTACCGCCAGAGCGAGCGCCTCGCCGTCTATCACGCGCATGTCGAGGAGCTGCTAGCCGCCGGCCGCGCTTACCGCGCCTTCGAGACCGCCGAGGAGATCGAGGCCATGCGCCTCGAGCAGAAGCGCCTCGGCAAACCGATCGGCTACGACGGCCGAGGCCGCGACCTGCCCCCTGCCGAGCAGGCCCGCCGCCACGCCGCGGGCGAGCCGAACGTCGTGAGACTGATGACCGCCGACGAGGGCGCCACCACCTTCCGCGACCGGTTGCGCGGCGACGTCACGATCCCGAACAGCGAGATCCGCGACCCGGTCCTCATGAAGAGCGACGGTTACCCCACCTACCACCTCGCCAACGTCGTCGACGATCACCTGATGGGCGTCACCCACGTGATCCGCGCGGAGGAGTGGGTGACGAGCACCCCCATCCACGTCCTCCTCTACCGGGCTTTCGGCTGGGACCTGCCCGAGTTCATACACATGCCGCTCCTCCGCAACCCCGACCGCAGCAAGGTCAGTAAGCGCAAGCTCGACACGTCCGTCGACTCCTACCGCCAGCAGGGCTTCCTGCCCGAGGCGCTCCTCAACTTCCTGGCCAACATGGGCTGGAGCATGCCGGACGGGCGCGAGTACTTCGGGGTGAAGGACATGACCGCGGAGTTCGACATCGACCGGGTATCGCTCGGCGGACCCGTCTTCGACCTCAAGAAGCTGCGCAGTTTCAACGCCAAGTACTTGCGCGACATCCTGCCGCTCGAGGAGGTGGCCGAGCGCGCCAAGCCGCTCCTCGAGGACGAGGGGTACGACTGCTCCGACGAGGACTACCTCCTCGACGTCATCGACGTCCTGCGCCCGCGCGCCGAGACGCTCGTCGAGCTCGTCGACCAGGCCGGCTACTTCTTCAGGGAGACGCTCCGCTACGACGAGTCCGCCCGCAAGCAGCTCGCGTCCGGCCAGACGTTCCTGCAGGACATCGAACGCGAGCTGTCCATCCTGGAGTTCTTCGACTACGACGGCGTTGACGACATGCTGAGGGACTACGTGCAAGAGCAGGCCGTCCCGATGGGCAAGGTGCTCATGCCCCTGCGCGCCGCCCTCACAGGCACGACCAACGCCCCCGGCGTCACGGACCTCATCGTCATCCTCGGCAAGCGCGAGTCGTTGAAGCGCATCGGCCAGGCGCTCACGTTCATCGACGCCGGCCTCCCGGACGACGATCCGCAGAGGCTGCTCGAGGAGGAGAAGGCGCGCAAGGCGGCCGCCGAGGAGGCGCGCAAGAGCCGGGTCAAGAGCGTCGGTGCCCCGCCCGAGGCGGCTGCGGCAGGGGGTAAAGGCAGCAGATGA
- the mqnB gene encoding futalosine hydrolase — MGANGPVLVLSATAGELAPLRALLAEPSGQARTAPFASAQRPPAPWWDVTYGRLAGVGVALASTGIGKVNAAAGTAVALSTVRPSHVVLVGIAGAYPGSGLALGAVAVATSETHLDSGVGEGAAWQGLESIGFPLLATEPPTYNRIELDHALATSAATAAGATALPFATGEAVTGSPERARMLELRHGAAVESMEGAAVAQVAVAHGVPFVELRAVSNVVGVRDKSAWRIAEAIENACAAAALVVTAVAASRGREPREVTVRWAY; from the coding sequence GTGGGCGCCAACGGCCCCGTGCTCGTGCTGAGCGCCACGGCGGGCGAGCTCGCGCCGCTCCGCGCGCTCCTGGCCGAACCGAGCGGCCAAGCGCGGACGGCCCCCTTCGCGAGCGCGCAGCGCCCCCCGGCCCCTTGGTGGGACGTGACGTACGGCCGCCTAGCCGGCGTGGGCGTCGCCCTGGCCAGCACGGGCATCGGCAAGGTGAACGCCGCGGCCGGAACGGCGGTCGCGCTTTCGACCGTGCGCCCGAGCCACGTCGTCCTCGTCGGGATAGCCGGAGCCTACCCGGGTTCGGGGCTGGCGCTCGGCGCGGTGGCGGTGGCGACGAGCGAGACGCACCTCGACAGCGGGGTTGGCGAAGGGGCCGCCTGGCAGGGCCTCGAGTCCATCGGCTTCCCCCTCCTCGCCACCGAGCCGCCGACCTACAACCGGATCGAGCTCGACCACGCCCTCGCCACGAGCGCCGCGACCGCGGCGGGGGCCACGGCCCTGCCGTTCGCCACGGGCGAGGCCGTCACGGGGAGCCCCGAGCGGGCGCGCATGCTCGAGCTTCGTCACGGGGCCGCCGTCGAGTCGATGGAGGGCGCCGCCGTGGCCCAGGTGGCCGTCGCGCACGGCGTCCCCTTCGTGGAGCTGCGCGCGGTGAGCAACGTCGTCGGCGTGCGCGACAAGAGCGCCTGGCGCATCGCCGAGGCCATCGAGAACGCCTGCGCGGCGGCCGCGCTCGTCGTGACCGCCGTGGCGGCGTCGCGTGGCCGCGAGCCGAGGGAGGTGACCGTCCGATGGGCGTACTGA
- a CDS encoding PIG-L family deacetylase produces MSADYLTDLLLVVPHPDDEVFGLGAMLARMAAAGRVATLTLTRGAAGRTLGLATRAELPNVRERELRASLAALGVQDVTILDHQDYVPDDDRGMPRHPGLAGADRAALLGEIEAVLARTRPRVLFTFAPNGSNGHPDHCLTSELTFAAFDRASPRPEALYCFASPQPFRGPQREGFMALDELRSLAVPVTHVSDAGAELTKKLSAMACHETQALSVLGFMRSNPERLVTETFHRVYPPVPRGAAVQNVETL; encoded by the coding sequence ATGAGCGCTGACTACCTCACGGACCTCCTCCTCGTCGTGCCCCACCCGGACGACGAGGTCTTCGGCCTGGGCGCCATGCTGGCGCGCATGGCCGCCGCCGGTCGCGTCGCGACCCTGACGCTGACGCGCGGGGCGGCGGGCAGGACGCTCGGCCTCGCCACGCGCGCCGAGCTGCCGAACGTGCGCGAGCGCGAGCTCCGCGCCTCGCTCGCGGCCCTCGGTGTCCAGGACGTCACCATCCTCGACCATCAGGACTACGTGCCCGACGACGACCGCGGCATGCCGCGGCATCCGGGGCTCGCCGGGGCCGACCGCGCGGCGCTCCTGGGCGAGATCGAGGCGGTGCTGGCCCGGACGCGGCCCCGCGTACTGTTCACGTTCGCGCCCAACGGCTCCAACGGGCACCCCGACCACTGCCTCACGAGCGAGCTGACCTTCGCGGCGTTCGACCGCGCCTCCCCGCGCCCCGAGGCGCTCTACTGCTTCGCCAGCCCGCAGCCGTTCCGCGGTCCCCAGCGCGAGGGCTTCATGGCCCTGGACGAGCTGCGTAGCTTGGCGGTGCCCGTCACGCACGTCTCCGACGCTGGTGCGGAACTCACCAAGAAGCTCTCGGCCATGGCCTGTCACGAGACCCAGGCGCTCTCCGTCCTCGGCTTCATGCGTTCGAACCCCGAGCGGCTCGTCACGGAGACCTTCCACCGGGTGTACCCGCCCGTGCCGCGCGGCGCCGCCGTGCAGAATGTGGAGACGCTCTGA
- a CDS encoding tetratricopeptide repeat protein — protein MLFRRQRAPDPGAAKASAQEALARGQYDVAFAVLERAVSRGGGGGRGEQGQTWLQLAAVYALYGDEGLENGQPALRSAVTADPKLAAHPLYRALFWEFSAYRGAPLADVKRGLREVPEHVVEDAPESFDGVAAYHAAAALFAVDAAKSARRRLRAVPEGALPTYLEWRRWSLLGQCCETLGEWEEAAEAFAMAVDQAPEPERDAERLSLAGAQVELFRTEQALEQLACIDADRLPPPERAVHRYLQGRAHLDLDNPNLAIEYLREAAMLDDSTAEASYSVTFATAQALAAAGRTEEAVDAYRQALTVVPAEHRAYTQHEAAYALIENDRLSEAEALLSEVITDPSYTQRGDALSDLADVRLRRGELDSAHALAEEALELGATAPACITLGSVAFEYYRLEEAASWYEQALSASQTGDPFWVAAQQMLADVYAQMGEEYAARVLLHAKAALEHTEAGSEWYLPLRQYLDEAKGRLGGFERVLN, from the coding sequence ATGTTGTTCAGGCGTCAACGTGCGCCGGACCCCGGAGCCGCGAAAGCCTCCGCGCAGGAGGCCCTCGCGCGCGGCCAGTACGACGTGGCGTTCGCAGTCCTCGAGCGCGCCGTGAGCCGCGGTGGGGGCGGTGGTCGCGGCGAGCAGGGTCAGACGTGGCTGCAACTCGCAGCGGTGTACGCCCTCTACGGCGACGAAGGGCTCGAGAACGGTCAGCCGGCGCTCAGGAGCGCCGTGACCGCCGATCCGAAGCTCGCCGCCCACCCGCTCTACCGCGCCCTCTTCTGGGAGTTCTCCGCCTACCGGGGCGCGCCCCTGGCCGACGTCAAGCGCGGTCTACGCGAGGTCCCCGAGCACGTTGTGGAGGACGCCCCCGAGTCGTTCGACGGGGTGGCCGCCTACCACGCGGCCGCCGCGCTCTTCGCCGTCGACGCCGCCAAGAGCGCCAGGCGGAGGTTACGAGCGGTACCCGAGGGCGCGCTGCCCACCTACCTAGAGTGGCGCCGCTGGTCCTTGCTCGGGCAGTGCTGCGAGACCCTCGGAGAGTGGGAGGAGGCGGCGGAGGCTTTCGCCATGGCGGTCGATCAGGCGCCCGAGCCGGAGCGCGATGCCGAACGCCTCAGCCTCGCCGGCGCCCAGGTGGAGCTCTTCCGGACGGAGCAGGCCCTCGAGCAGCTCGCCTGCATCGATGCGGACAGGTTGCCGCCGCCGGAGCGCGCCGTCCACCGCTACCTTCAGGGGCGCGCGCACCTCGACCTCGACAACCCGAACCTCGCCATCGAGTACCTGCGCGAAGCCGCCATGCTCGACGACTCGACCGCGGAGGCCTCGTACAGCGTCACGTTCGCCACGGCGCAGGCCCTCGCGGCCGCGGGCCGCACCGAGGAGGCGGTCGACGCCTACCGTCAGGCCCTCACCGTCGTGCCGGCGGAGCACCGCGCGTACACGCAGCACGAGGCGGCCTACGCCCTCATCGAGAACGACCGCCTCTCCGAGGCCGAGGCGCTGCTGAGCGAGGTCATCACCGACCCGTCGTACACCCAGAGGGGCGACGCCCTGTCGGACCTGGCCGACGTCCGCTTGAGACGGGGCGAGCTCGACTCCGCCCACGCCCTGGCGGAGGAAGCGCTCGAGCTCGGCGCCACGGCGCCGGCTTGTATCACCCTCGGCAGCGTCGCGTTCGAGTACTACCGCCTCGAGGAGGCGGCCTCGTGGTACGAGCAGGCGTTGAGCGCGAGCCAGACGGGCGACCCGTTCTGGGTGGCCGCCCAGCAGATGCTCGCCGACGTCTACGCGCAGATGGGCGAGGAGTACGCGGCCAGGGTCCTCCTGCACGCCAAGGCCGCCCTCGAGCATACGGAGGCCGGCAGTGAGTGGTACCTGCCCCTCAGGCAGTACCTGGACGAGGCCAAGGGTCGCCTGGGCGGCTTCGAGCGCGTCCTCAACTGA
- the fba gene encoding class II fructose-1,6-bisphosphate aldolase codes for MGLVTGLEILAAARAGGYGVGAFNTNDLEITQAIIEAAEEARSPVMLALSEGALKFGGPALVEICKYLGGGAKVPVAIHLDHGSSFASCMRAIRLGFTSVMIDMSHADEATNVAETKRVVEAAHAVGVTVEAEIGRLGGIEEHVNVSAEDATLTNPVEAERFMSESGADYLAVAIGTSHGAFKGKGRPFIDHARLRAIAAVLPQPLVMHGASGVPTALVERFRAAGGVMGDAIGIHEDDVRQAVTEGIAKINTDTDLRLALTTRVREVLASKPEEFDPRKILGPARDEMKRVVAERMHVFGSAGRA; via the coding sequence ATGGGACTAGTCACGGGCCTAGAGATCCTCGCGGCAGCTCGCGCCGGCGGTTACGGCGTTGGCGCCTTCAACACGAACGACCTCGAGATCACGCAGGCGATCATCGAGGCAGCCGAGGAAGCGCGCAGCCCGGTCATGCTCGCGCTCTCGGAAGGCGCGTTGAAGTTCGGCGGACCCGCGCTCGTCGAGATCTGCAAGTACTTGGGCGGTGGAGCGAAGGTACCGGTCGCGATCCACCTCGACCACGGCTCGAGCTTCGCCTCCTGCATGCGCGCCATCCGGCTGGGCTTCACGTCCGTGATGATCGACATGTCGCACGCCGACGAGGCCACGAACGTGGCCGAGACGAAGCGCGTCGTCGAGGCGGCCCACGCGGTCGGCGTCACCGTCGAGGCGGAGATCGGTCGCCTGGGCGGCATCGAGGAGCACGTCAACGTCAGCGCAGAGGACGCCACCCTAACGAACCCGGTCGAGGCCGAGCGGTTCATGAGCGAATCGGGCGCAGACTACCTGGCGGTCGCCATCGGCACCTCGCACGGCGCCTTCAAGGGCAAGGGGCGGCCGTTCATCGACCACGCGCGCTTGCGGGCCATCGCCGCGGTGCTGCCCCAACCGCTCGTCATGCACGGGGCGTCCGGCGTCCCCACGGCGCTCGTCGAGCGGTTCCGCGCGGCCGGCGGCGTCATGGGCGACGCCATAGGCATCCACGAGGACGACGTGCGCCAGGCCGTCACCGAGGGGATCGCCAAGATCAACACCGACACCGACCTGAGGCTGGCGCTCACCACGCGCGTCCGCGAGGTGCTGGCAAGCAAGCCGGAGGAGTTCGACCCGCGGAAGATCCTCGGCCCGGCGCGCGACGAGATGAAGCGCGTGGTGGCCGAGCGCATGCACGTCTTCGGCTCGGCGGGCAGGGCCTAG
- a CDS encoding NFACT RNA binding domain-containing protein: protein MEGLLIAEQLRLLEPLLPAARLAWSFPDDRTAVLPLAGGTSLWLCSRPPRPYVALRSGAPDPSRARTPFQQQLAARAVGPLVAASQPGKDRVLRLTFGPSEGFVPVRGVEVIVELTGRNANVVLVDDGLVIGVERQVLAERNRYRELRVGLSYRPPPPYSKLDPVGATAADVERSLAGRRIGEAGSVIDGVGPELLAALRSAAANRGVETAPLAGETLRSAAALVLELAADPGAFLERWVGAGDPMLTATAERQARARERLQRLLEKELELARRKLGDARAAVAAGEAAAELRAEGDLLLARAAAVPVGAKTVRLAGYDGNDVELTLDPRLDAAANARLRYDKARRRTARAKRAAEQLGALEAGVAAAEADLEALPRLAPAAVTARLRAAERGASVAAKAAGPGIRFRGPHGFEVVVGRNARDNDEVTFALAKSRDLWLHAQGYRGSHVLVRSGGKEIPFDTVLFAARLAAGYSEAKREDRVAVDYTERKNVWRQKGGPPGAVNFSRHRTVVVAPARDDAAASATERGRP, encoded by the coding sequence GTGGAAGGCCTTCTCATCGCCGAGCAGCTGCGCCTCCTCGAGCCGCTGTTGCCCGCCGCGCGCCTCGCCTGGTCGTTCCCGGACGACCGCACGGCCGTCCTGCCGCTGGCCGGCGGCACCTCCCTGTGGCTCTGCAGCCGACCGCCGCGACCGTACGTGGCGCTGCGCTCCGGCGCGCCGGACCCCTCCAGGGCGCGGACGCCCTTCCAGCAGCAGTTGGCGGCGCGCGCCGTCGGCCCCCTGGTCGCAGCCTCGCAGCCGGGCAAGGACCGCGTCCTGCGCCTCACCTTCGGACCGTCGGAAGGGTTCGTGCCCGTGCGTGGGGTCGAGGTGATCGTCGAGCTGACCGGCCGCAACGCGAACGTCGTGCTCGTGGACGATGGGCTGGTCATCGGGGTCGAACGGCAGGTGCTCGCGGAGAGGAACCGCTACCGCGAGCTGCGCGTCGGCCTGAGCTACCGACCGCCGCCCCCGTACTCGAAGCTGGACCCGGTGGGAGCGACGGCGGCGGACGTCGAGCGCTCCCTAGCGGGCCGCCGGATCGGCGAGGCCGGGTCTGTGATAGACGGGGTCGGTCCGGAACTCCTCGCCGCCTTGCGCTCGGCGGCGGCCAACCGGGGCGTCGAGACGGCCCCGCTGGCGGGGGAGACGCTGCGCAGCGCAGCCGCCCTGGTGCTGGAGCTGGCCGCGGACCCTGGCGCGTTCCTGGAACGGTGGGTGGGGGCGGGCGACCCCATGCTCACCGCCACGGCCGAGCGGCAGGCCAGGGCCAGGGAGCGGCTGCAGCGCCTGCTCGAGAAGGAGCTGGAGCTGGCCCGCCGCAAGCTCGGCGACGCCCGCGCGGCGGTCGCGGCCGGCGAGGCGGCGGCCGAACTGCGAGCGGAGGGCGACCTCCTCCTCGCCAGGGCGGCGGCGGTGCCCGTAGGCGCCAAGACCGTGCGCCTGGCCGGTTACGACGGCAACGACGTCGAGCTGACCCTCGACCCACGCCTCGATGCCGCCGCCAACGCGCGCCTGCGCTACGACAAGGCCCGCAGGCGCACGGCGCGCGCCAAGCGCGCGGCGGAGCAGCTGGGCGCGCTCGAGGCCGGCGTCGCCGCGGCGGAGGCGGACCTGGAGGCGCTCCCGCGCCTGGCCCCCGCCGCCGTTACGGCGCGCCTGAGGGCCGCCGAGCGCGGGGCGTCCGTCGCGGCCAAGGCCGCAGGTCCGGGCATCCGCTTCAGGGGCCCGCACGGCTTCGAGGTCGTGGTGGGCCGTAACGCGCGGGACAACGACGAGGTGACGTTCGCGCTCGCCAAGAGCCGCGACCTGTGGCTCCACGCGCAAGGCTACCGAGGCTCTCACGTGCTGGTGAGGAGCGGCGGCAAGGAGATCCCGTTCGACACCGTGCTCTTCGCGGCGCGGCTGGCGGCCGGCTACTCGGAGGCGAAGCGTGAGGACCGGGTAGCGGTGGACTACACGGAGCGCAAGAACGTGTGGCGCCAGAAGGGCGGACCGCCTGGCGCCGTCAACTTCAGCCGGCACCGCACGGTCGTGGTTGCGCCGGCGCGCGACGACGCGGCGGCCTCGGCGACCGAGCGGGGGCGGCCCTAG
- the ftsY gene encoding signal recognition particle-docking protein FtsY: protein MSWFDRLREGLNRTRTATFGGGRGAAWEMDWEDLEFALIGADVGAKLAATVVVEAKEERQRGTPFREALEKALLDQLEPDRMRQKLRRVGFNLDVSRNVVEPAGHVVMVVGVNGVGKTTTIAKLGHYYLEHGKSVMFAAGDTFRAAGSAQLAVWGERLGIPTVTGESGADPGAVAFDGARQRKARGTDLLIVDTAGRLHTKHNLMEELKKVKRVIAKADEREPRDVWLVLDAVTGQNGLEQARKFHEAVTLTGVIVTKLDGTAKGGILLPITRELGIPIKFIGVGEGKDDLQPYDAAAFVRALLDMPPVAA from the coding sequence ATGAGCTGGTTCGACAGGCTGAGGGAGGGTCTCAACCGCACGCGCACGGCCACGTTCGGCGGCGGGCGCGGCGCGGCGTGGGAGATGGACTGGGAGGACCTCGAGTTCGCCCTCATCGGGGCCGACGTCGGCGCCAAGCTTGCGGCCACCGTCGTCGTCGAGGCGAAGGAGGAGCGCCAGCGCGGCACGCCCTTCCGCGAGGCGCTCGAGAAGGCGCTGCTGGATCAGCTCGAGCCAGACCGCATGCGCCAGAAGCTCAGGCGCGTCGGGTTCAACCTCGACGTCTCCCGCAACGTCGTCGAACCGGCCGGCCACGTCGTGATGGTCGTCGGCGTCAACGGCGTCGGCAAGACGACGACCATCGCGAAGCTCGGCCACTACTACCTCGAACATGGGAAGAGCGTCATGTTCGCGGCGGGCGATACGTTCCGCGCGGCCGGCAGCGCCCAGCTCGCCGTGTGGGGCGAGCGCCTCGGCATCCCGACCGTGACGGGCGAGAGCGGCGCCGACCCGGGCGCCGTCGCCTTCGACGGCGCCCGGCAGCGCAAGGCGCGCGGCACCGACCTGCTGATCGTCGACACCGCCGGCCGACTGCACACCAAGCACAACCTGATGGAGGAGCTCAAGAAGGTCAAGCGGGTCATCGCCAAGGCGGACGAGCGCGAGCCGCGTGACGTCTGGCTCGTGCTCGACGCCGTCACCGGCCAGAACGGGCTCGAGCAGGCCAGGAAGTTCCACGAGGCCGTCACCCTCACGGGCGTCATCGTCACCAAGCTCGACGGCACGGCCAAGGGCGGCATCCTCCTCCCCATCACGCGCGAGCTCGGGATCCCGATCAAGTTCATCGGCGTTGGCGAAGGCAAGGACGACCTGCAACCGTACGACGCGGCCGCGTTCGTGCGCGCCCTCCTCGACATGCCGCCCGTGGCGGCCTGA
- a CDS encoding undecaprenyl-diphosphate phosphatase, whose protein sequence is MTTPQALVLGIVQGLTEFLPVSSSGHLVLAHYFLGWGDSLPLYVDIATNTGTLLAVLVFLWRDVRTALGGFLRGLGSGAARREPGWRLALLIVVGSVPTATIALLVKPVFERLNSPLPVAIALAVTGFVLWFAPRSGPKHEVRQVTFLDALVAGVVQGLAVVPGISRSGSTIAALLWRGVDKALTPRLSFLMYLVVSLGVTVLGAKDVLDADVELGPLLTMLGASFAVGYGALLLVFTVLKRGRFRVFSPYLWAVSAFTLAYLAFVR, encoded by the coding sequence ATGACGACTCCGCAAGCGCTCGTCCTGGGAATAGTGCAGGGTCTCACGGAGTTCCTGCCGGTCTCCAGCTCCGGCCACTTGGTGCTCGCGCACTACTTCCTCGGCTGGGGCGACTCGCTCCCCCTCTACGTCGACATCGCCACGAACACCGGCACGCTCCTCGCCGTGCTGGTCTTCTTGTGGCGCGACGTGAGGACGGCGCTCGGGGGCTTTCTCCGCGGCCTCGGCTCCGGCGCGGCGCGGCGCGAGCCGGGTTGGCGCCTCGCGCTGCTCATCGTCGTGGGCTCGGTCCCGACGGCGACGATCGCCCTGCTCGTCAAGCCCGTGTTCGAGCGGCTCAACAGCCCCCTGCCCGTCGCCATCGCCCTCGCCGTCACCGGGTTCGTGCTGTGGTTCGCCCCCCGTTCCGGCCCGAAGCACGAGGTGCGGCAGGTCACCTTCCTCGACGCGCTCGTCGCCGGCGTCGTCCAGGGGTTGGCCGTCGTCCCGGGCATCTCGCGAAGCGGCTCCACCATCGCGGCGCTGTTGTGGCGCGGCGTCGACAAGGCGCTCACTCCCCGTCTCTCCTTCCTCATGTACCTGGTCGTCTCGCTCGGCGTCACGGTCCTCGGCGCCAAGGACGTGCTGGACGCCGACGTCGAGCTGGGGCCGCTGCTCACGATGCTCGGCGCGTCCTTCGCCGTGGGCTACGGCGCGCTGCTCCTCGTCTTCACCGTGCTCAAGCGCGGGCGGTTCAGGGTCTTCTCCCCTTACCTCTGGGCCGTCTCCGCCTTCACGCTGGCATACTTGGCCTTCGTGCGTTAA
- a CDS encoding SulP family inorganic anion transporter has translation MLTSSESNRPLSKLTRFLPKATDYKPRYWRVDVLAGVTVAFVALPLALGFGVTAGAGATAGIVTAVVAGVVAAFFGGSAFQVTGPTGAMTAVLLPIVAHYGPGALPILGIGAGLILIVMGVAGVGRYVRFIPWPVISGFTTGIAIIIFLQQLPNVLGVAQPHGESIVVIAFRTLREYLAAPSVAPVVLALLSVVVMVGWGRVKRLGFLPASMAALVVVSLVSLLAPFADVTRIGEIPRSLPLPALPQLNFGGAWVELSRAALAIAVLSALESLLCAVVADGMTVGEKHDPDRELVGQGLGNIAAGLFGGIPSTAALARTAVNVRAGARTRLAAIVHGLTLLVVILFLAPLASRVPLAVLGGILMVVAVRMVERESSSLILRSTKSDAFVLILTMVVTIFFDLILAIEVGLVSAAILFIVRMSNMFTVDPITLSGGEPRHDTDEDVEAARSLLTKHVVAYRVDGPVFFGAAERFIDQLVKVDDSIKVVVLRLKRVPVMDATGVTALRSIHDRLARRGIALLVSGLQPQPKALLRRMGVYEEITRDGEADFVTTDLALEVAAKKLADAEGQASAG, from the coding sequence GTGCTCACCAGCAGCGAGTCGAACAGGCCCCTGAGCAAGCTCACGCGTTTCCTACCGAAAGCCACCGATTACAAGCCGCGCTACTGGCGGGTCGACGTGCTCGCGGGCGTCACGGTGGCGTTCGTCGCGCTGCCCCTGGCGCTCGGCTTCGGCGTCACGGCCGGCGCGGGCGCCACCGCCGGCATCGTCACGGCCGTCGTCGCGGGCGTGGTGGCGGCGTTCTTCGGCGGCTCGGCGTTCCAGGTGACCGGGCCGACGGGCGCCATGACCGCGGTCCTGCTGCCCATCGTTGCCCACTACGGGCCCGGCGCCCTGCCCATCCTCGGCATCGGCGCCGGCCTCATCCTCATCGTGATGGGCGTCGCCGGGGTCGGTCGCTACGTCCGCTTCATACCCTGGCCGGTCATCAGCGGCTTCACCACTGGCATCGCCATCATCATCTTCCTGCAGCAGCTCCCCAACGTGCTCGGCGTGGCCCAACCGCACGGCGAGAGCATCGTCGTCATCGCCTTCCGCACGCTCAGAGAGTACCTGGCGGCGCCGAGCGTCGCACCGGTCGTGCTCGCGCTCCTTAGCGTCGTCGTCATGGTCGGCTGGGGGCGCGTCAAACGGCTCGGCTTCCTCCCTGCCAGCATGGCGGCGCTCGTCGTCGTGTCACTCGTCTCGCTGCTCGCGCCCTTCGCGGACGTGACCCGCATCGGCGAGATACCCCGCTCCCTGCCCTTGCCCGCCCTGCCACAGCTCAACTTCGGCGGGGCCTGGGTGGAGCTGAGCCGCGCCGCGCTGGCCATCGCGGTGCTGTCGGCGCTCGAGAGCCTCCTCTGCGCGGTCGTGGCCGACGGCATGACGGTCGGGGAGAAGCACGATCCGGATCGCGAGCTCGTCGGCCAGGGCCTAGGCAACATCGCGGCGGGCCTCTTCGGGGGCATCCCGTCCACGGCCGCCCTAGCGCGCACCGCCGTCAACGTGCGGGCCGGGGCCAGGACGCGGCTGGCCGCCATCGTCCACGGGCTCACGCTGCTCGTCGTCATCCTCTTCCTCGCGCCCCTAGCCTCGCGCGTCCCGCTCGCCGTCCTGGGCGGCATCCTCATGGTCGTGGCCGTGCGCATGGTGGAGCGCGAATCGTCGTCGCTGATCTTGCGCAGCACGAAGTCAGACGCCTTCGTGCTCATCCTCACGATGGTCGTGACCATCTTCTTCGACCTCATCCTCGCCATCGAGGTCGGGCTCGTCTCCGCGGCCATCCTCTTCATCGTGCGCATGAGCAACATGTTCACCGTCGACCCCATCACGCTCTCCGGCGGCGAGCCGCGGCACGACACCGACGAGGACGTGGAGGCGGCGCGGAGCCTGCTGACCAAGCACGTCGTCGCCTACCGCGTCGACGGACCCGTGTTCTTCGGCGCCGCCGAGCGCTTCATCGACCAGCTCGTCAAGGTCGACGACAGCATCAAGGTCGTCGTCCTCAGGCTCAAGCGCGTGCCAGTCATGGACGCGACGGGCGTGACGGCCCTGCGCTCCATCCACGACCGCCTCGCGCGCCGCGGGATCGCGCTCCTCGTCTCAGGTCTGCAGCCGCAGCCCAAGGCGCTGCTGAGACGCATGGGGGTGTACGAGGAGATCACGCGGGACGGCGAGGCCGACTTCGTGACGACCGACCTCGCGCTCGAGGTGGCGGCCAAGAAGCTGGCCGACGCCGAGGGGCAGGCGTCGGCCGGTTGA